In Arthrobacter burdickii, one DNA window encodes the following:
- a CDS encoding histidine phosphatase family protein produces MGYEQEARDRGWRNCYMVMRHGESFANLRGIIASSIEADTQHEAGLTERGKRQVQAAAETSGLGADVLLICSDFIRARQSADILAGVLGCGTTTIDPRLRERHFGKFDGTGVENYARVWAADSRGELTASVESVESVRSRVLSLLAEIEALHSGRAVILVAHGDTLQILETVFAGIPPREHRSLQPLLNAELRQLNSCRSFRHQSNSEGRLRPQDDPDEQIRQEH; encoded by the coding sequence ATGGGCTACGAACAAGAAGCCAGGGACCGGGGATGGCGCAACTGCTACATGGTCATGCGCCACGGAGAGAGCTTCGCCAACCTTCGCGGCATCATCGCCAGCAGCATCGAAGCCGATACCCAGCACGAGGCAGGACTAACCGAAAGAGGCAAGAGACAGGTTCAGGCAGCTGCAGAGACCTCCGGCCTGGGAGCCGACGTCCTGCTGATCTGTTCGGATTTCATTCGGGCTCGCCAGAGCGCGGACATCCTGGCAGGAGTCCTCGGGTGTGGGACCACAACGATTGATCCACGCTTGCGTGAGCGACACTTCGGGAAATTCGACGGCACCGGAGTCGAAAACTACGCGCGGGTCTGGGCCGCCGACTCCAGGGGCGAGCTCACTGCAAGCGTAGAGAGCGTGGAAAGCGTACGCAGCAGGGTTCTGAGCCTCCTAGCCGAGATCGAGGCCCTTCACTCGGGCCGGGCAGTAATACTGGTTGCGCACGGTGACACACTCCAGATTCTGGAAACGGTCTTTGCCGGCATCCCACCCAGAGAGCACCGTAGCCTGCAGCCATTGCTCAACGCCGAACTTCGCCAACTTAACTCATGTCGATCGTTCCGGCACCAATCGAACAGCGAAGGGAGGCTCCGGCCCCAGGACGACCCCGATGAACAGATTCGGCAGGAGCATTGA
- a CDS encoding DUF7343 domain-containing protein, which yields MNSSVSNVDIALSRQRQPGQGSQTALRARNCELIRQVLRSKGPMTQIEIAHETGLSPATVSNLVNQLEDGSEVMCSLTTRSGRRAKLVSLVHATSAVS from the coding sequence GTGAACTCCAGCGTGAGCAACGTCGACATAGCCTTGAGCAGGCAACGCCAACCGGGACAGGGGTCACAAACAGCTCTCCGCGCTCGAAACTGCGAACTCATCCGTCAAGTCCTCCGCAGCAAGGGGCCGATGACGCAGATCGAAATCGCCCACGAAACAGGCTTGTCCCCGGCTACCGTCTCAAACCTCGTCAACCAACTCGAAGACGGCAGCGAGGTCATGTGCTCTCTCACTACTCGCTCGGGTCGTAGAGCCAAACTCGTCAGCCTGGTGCACGCAACCTCGGCCGTGAGCTGA
- a CDS encoding glycoside hydrolase family 3 protein, whose translation MSLRTLTSPDGTEFRDLNHNGTMEPYEDPRLSPEDRTEDLLTRLTLKEKVGLMFQTVIEVGPDGDLLEQPGFISKSPTTEVIVGKCMTHFNVHQIRTARQVARWNNALQALAETTPHGVPVTISTDPRHAFTENAGVAFPAGPFSQWPEALGLAALNDVEAIRSFAEVARQEYRAVGIRSALHPQIDLATEPRWGRQAQSLGHDANRVAEFTAAYIQGFQGDVLGPDSVACITKHFPGGGPQKDGEDAHFPYGREQVYPGGMFDYHLKPFITAIEHGTAGMMPYYGMPQNLVRNGETIEEVGFGFNKQIITDLLRGELGFDGVVVTDWELVNDNHVGDQVLPARAWGVEDLTPKERIERILEAGADQFGGEECVDLLLDLLAEGRVDEARIDASVRRLLLVKFRLGLFDDPYVDEDAAEALVGREDFQAQGFAAQATSITVLENKEHQGAPILPLTHFSNAPAIYSENIKTEAYSDWAHPADSPETADLAIIRLEAPFEPRADLFLEAWFHQGSLEFPPGLVHRLRRISDHCPLIVIINFDRPAIVTPLVPFVSALAVDYGSSDRAVLAALTGDVTPVGKLPVEIPRSMDAVRASREDVPSDTEDPMYPVHFGLSI comes from the coding sequence ATGTCGCTCCGCACACTGACCTCACCCGACGGAACCGAGTTCCGCGATCTCAACCACAACGGCACGATGGAACCGTACGAGGATCCGCGTCTTTCTCCTGAGGATCGCACCGAGGACCTCCTTACCCGGCTCACGCTGAAGGAAAAAGTCGGTCTGATGTTCCAGACTGTCATCGAGGTCGGGCCCGATGGAGATCTCCTCGAACAGCCCGGGTTCATCTCGAAATCCCCGACAACCGAAGTCATCGTCGGCAAATGCATGACGCACTTCAACGTGCACCAGATCCGCACCGCCCGCCAGGTAGCACGGTGGAACAATGCGCTGCAGGCACTCGCGGAAACAACCCCGCATGGGGTTCCTGTCACCATCAGCACTGACCCCCGGCACGCCTTCACCGAGAACGCCGGGGTGGCCTTTCCCGCCGGCCCCTTCTCGCAGTGGCCCGAAGCCCTCGGACTCGCCGCCCTGAATGATGTGGAGGCAATACGGTCCTTCGCTGAGGTGGCCCGCCAGGAGTACCGTGCAGTCGGCATTCGGTCAGCGCTTCACCCCCAGATCGACCTCGCCACGGAACCTCGATGGGGGCGCCAAGCCCAAAGCCTCGGACACGACGCGAACAGGGTCGCGGAGTTCACCGCCGCCTACATCCAGGGGTTCCAGGGCGATGTCCTTGGACCCGACAGCGTCGCGTGCATCACCAAGCACTTCCCCGGCGGCGGGCCTCAGAAAGACGGAGAAGACGCACACTTCCCCTACGGACGCGAGCAGGTCTACCCCGGTGGGATGTTCGACTACCACCTCAAACCATTCATTACCGCCATCGAGCACGGCACGGCGGGGATGATGCCCTACTACGGGATGCCCCAGAACCTGGTCCGCAACGGTGAAACCATCGAGGAAGTCGGCTTCGGGTTCAACAAGCAGATCATCACGGACCTTCTCCGCGGCGAGCTCGGCTTCGACGGCGTCGTCGTCACGGACTGGGAACTCGTCAACGATAACCACGTCGGGGATCAGGTGCTGCCCGCGCGGGCCTGGGGCGTTGAGGACCTGACACCGAAAGAGCGTATCGAGCGCATCCTCGAAGCGGGCGCGGATCAGTTCGGCGGCGAGGAATGCGTCGACCTCCTTCTGGACCTGCTGGCTGAAGGTCGCGTTGACGAGGCGCGCATCGACGCTTCCGTCCGGCGTCTGCTGCTCGTCAAGTTCCGTCTTGGTCTTTTCGACGACCCGTATGTGGACGAAGACGCAGCAGAAGCCCTCGTCGGGCGCGAGGACTTCCAGGCGCAGGGATTTGCGGCACAGGCAACATCCATCACCGTCCTCGAGAACAAGGAACACCAGGGTGCGCCCATCCTGCCGCTCACCCATTTCTCGAACGCCCCCGCCATCTACAGCGAAAACATTAAGACGGAGGCTTACTCGGACTGGGCTCACCCTGCTGATTCACCGGAGACCGCTGACCTCGCGATCATCCGGTTGGAAGCGCCCTTCGAGCCCCGAGCTGACCTGTTCCTGGAAGCATGGTTCCATCAGGGATCTTTGGAGTTCCCTCCCGGCCTCGTTCATCGCCTCCGCCGTATCTCTGACCACTGTCCGCTCATCGTCATCATCAACTTCGACCGGCCCGCGATCGTCACACCCCTGGTGCCCTTCGTATCCGCCCTCGCGGTGGACTACGGCAGTTCAGACCGGGCGGTGCTCGCGGCTCTCACCGGTGATGTCACGCCGGTAGGAAAGCTCCCGGTCGAGATTCCCCGATCGATGGACGCCGTGCGTGCGTCCCGGGAAGACGTGCCCTCCGACACCGAAGATCCGATGTACCCGGTTCACTTCGGGCTCTCCATCTGA
- a CDS encoding glycoside hydrolase family 43 protein has translation MKHGEATLQSALHDPSEHDTEPQQESAPTANTPASPFTPIVAGFFPDPSICRVGPDYYLAASSFEYFPGVPLFHSTDLLTWQQVGNALTREEQLNVRTSPASAGICAPTLRHHDGTFYLITTNQAEMMRGHIVVTASSPEGPWSAPTHIGGTIGIDPDLVWDEQGQCFVTWTSFDPTCFGIVQAPVDLDTGAFTGPTQQLWSGTGLASPEAPHIFRRGDWWYMVIAEGGTEHGHAVSISRSRTVQGPFEGCPQNPILTHSGLDHPVQSTGHADFVELADGGWAMAYLGTRPRGSGFHVNGRESFLAGITWVDDWPVVLEEHYNVPLIDHSFTDTFDHPALAPRWVSPREPASDFTRPGETGGLVLEPASDPRAMLAVRPRDEQWTATASFDLGHDGAASLVLAIDDDHRYTVSADSGTIRVTATIGPLAAEVASASTSGVTSLYIQTHEAPRAHPGAPSGPDLVALGYIDHGAPLELARLDGRYLSSEVAGGFTGRVIGIRADRSAVHLTSFEYRTDTTRPQ, from the coding sequence ATGAAGCACGGTGAGGCCACCCTGCAAAGCGCCCTACACGACCCGTCGGAGCACGACACTGAGCCCCAACAGGAGTCCGCGCCCACCGCGAACACTCCTGCGTCCCCCTTCACCCCGATCGTGGCGGGTTTTTTCCCCGATCCGTCCATCTGCCGGGTCGGACCCGATTACTACCTCGCGGCCTCATCCTTCGAGTATTTTCCGGGGGTTCCCCTCTTTCACAGCACCGATCTGCTCACCTGGCAGCAGGTCGGCAACGCGCTCACCCGCGAGGAACAACTCAACGTGCGCACAAGTCCAGCGTCTGCCGGGATCTGTGCGCCGACACTCCGCCACCATGACGGTACGTTCTACCTGATCACGACGAACCAGGCTGAGATGATGCGCGGCCACATCGTCGTAACGGCCAGTTCCCCCGAGGGCCCCTGGTCCGCTCCTACCCATATCGGCGGCACCATCGGTATCGACCCTGATCTGGTGTGGGACGAGCAGGGACAATGCTTCGTCACGTGGACGTCCTTCGACCCGACCTGCTTCGGCATCGTTCAGGCACCGGTCGACCTCGACACCGGCGCGTTCACCGGGCCCACGCAACAACTCTGGTCCGGGACAGGCCTGGCAAGCCCGGAAGCTCCCCATATCTTCCGTCGCGGTGACTGGTGGTACATGGTCATCGCCGAAGGTGGCACCGAACACGGCCATGCCGTAAGCATCTCCCGGTCCCGCACTGTGCAAGGGCCTTTCGAGGGGTGCCCCCAAAACCCGATCCTCACCCACAGCGGCCTCGACCACCCGGTCCAAAGCACCGGGCACGCGGACTTCGTCGAACTCGCCGACGGCGGATGGGCGATGGCATACCTCGGAACCCGACCCCGAGGGTCCGGCTTCCATGTCAACGGTCGTGAAAGCTTCCTCGCCGGCATCACCTGGGTCGATGACTGGCCCGTCGTCCTGGAGGAGCACTACAACGTTCCCCTGATCGACCACTCCTTCACCGACACCTTCGACCATCCCGCCCTGGCGCCCCGCTGGGTGTCGCCGCGTGAACCAGCGTCCGACTTCACCCGTCCGGGAGAGACCGGAGGCCTCGTCCTCGAGCCGGCCTCTGATCCCCGCGCGATGCTTGCGGTCCGGCCCCGCGATGAACAATGGACCGCGACCGCCTCCTTCGACCTCGGCCATGACGGTGCCGCCAGTCTCGTCCTCGCCATCGACGACGACCACCGGTACACGGTCTCGGCCGACAGCGGCACCATAAGGGTCACCGCCACTATCGGACCACTCGCCGCGGAAGTGGCCTCCGCCAGCACGTCTGGGGTCACGAGCCTCTACATCCAAACCCACGAAGCACCACGCGCCCACCCGGGCGCCCCGAGCGGACCCGACCTCGTAGCACTCGGCTACATCGATCACGGTGCACCCCTCGAACTGGCACGGCTGGACGGCAGGTACCTTTCCTCGGAAGTCGCGGGCGGGTTTACCGGACGCGTCATCGGAATTCGCGCTGATCGCTCCGCTGTGCACCTCACATCCTTCGAGTACCGCACCGACACCACGCGCCCTCAGTAA
- a CDS encoding family 78 glycoside hydrolase catalytic domain — translation MTALTWSAAMIAPDEDFGGAPLLRKQFSLVEGHGAPTSAILRATSFGIYEATINGEPVGDDVLSPGWSSYEWRLRYRTYNVTALLQPTNVLGISLGNGWYRGNLGFNGNSAFYGTELAFFGQLNIEYADGFTQTISSDSTWEAGPSGITANDLYNGQSIDAGISGADWTEPGYDTSSWTGVHLVDFDYSRLAEPVSAPVVRNDVLQPASIHTSPSGKTLVDFGQNIVGWLRFTVQGEPGSVITLRHAEVLEDGELGTRPLRTALATDTITLSGDHDFFEPTKTFHGFRYVEVTGWPGDLTAESLEAVVVHTALERTGWFECSNPLVNKLHENVVWGLKGNFLDLPTDCPQRNERLGWTGDISVFTPTAAFLYDVKDFLQDWLLDVAVEQKAADGTVPFTVPDILKYEERPPYFPAPESAAIWGDAAVWVPWALWEAYADRSVLEQQYESMAAHARRVESLLSPTDLWDQGFQFGDWLDPDGPPDQPWISKADNGVVATACLYRTAGIMAQTASILGHADDAEHFTELADRVREAFNEHYVTAQGTILSDCTTVYALALAFEVLDDEKKRLFAGRRLAQLVAQNGYRVSTGFAGTPFITWALSEAGYVEDAYKLLLEEHCPSWLYPVTMGATTVWERWDSMLPDGTINPGEMTSFNHYALGAVADWLHKVVGGIRPLEPGYSKILFAPRPAPGIEWARTSLVTAHGTIRSEWRVFPDGDMELTVSVPEGTTAEVDLPTEARRVILPGHHTFKTPALHF, via the coding sequence ATGACTGCACTGACCTGGTCCGCTGCGATGATTGCGCCCGACGAGGATTTCGGGGGCGCACCGCTGCTTCGCAAGCAATTCTCCCTGGTCGAGGGACACGGAGCGCCCACCAGTGCAATCCTCCGGGCGACATCATTTGGAATATACGAAGCCACCATCAACGGCGAGCCCGTCGGAGACGACGTGCTCAGCCCGGGATGGAGTTCCTACGAGTGGCGCCTGCGCTACCGCACGTACAACGTCACCGCCCTGTTGCAGCCCACCAACGTCCTCGGCATCTCACTCGGCAATGGCTGGTACCGGGGCAACCTGGGCTTCAACGGCAACTCGGCGTTCTACGGGACCGAACTGGCTTTCTTCGGCCAGCTGAACATCGAATACGCGGACGGTTTCACCCAGACAATCAGCAGCGATTCCACCTGGGAAGCGGGTCCTTCCGGCATCACCGCCAATGACCTCTACAACGGCCAGTCCATCGATGCCGGCATATCCGGCGCCGACTGGACAGAACCGGGCTACGACACGTCCTCCTGGACCGGAGTGCATCTGGTCGACTTTGACTACTCGAGGCTGGCCGAACCTGTCAGTGCTCCCGTGGTCAGGAATGACGTCCTGCAACCTGCCAGCATCCACACCTCGCCAAGCGGCAAAACCCTGGTCGACTTCGGTCAGAACATCGTCGGCTGGCTACGATTCACCGTTCAGGGGGAGCCGGGATCCGTCATCACCCTGCGGCACGCGGAAGTACTCGAGGACGGCGAATTGGGTACCCGGCCACTGCGAACCGCACTGGCCACCGACACGATCACGCTTTCGGGTGATCATGACTTCTTCGAGCCGACCAAAACCTTCCATGGATTCCGCTATGTCGAGGTGACCGGTTGGCCCGGTGACCTGACTGCGGAGTCGCTGGAAGCGGTCGTCGTCCACACCGCACTGGAACGGACGGGCTGGTTCGAGTGCTCCAACCCGCTGGTGAACAAACTGCACGAAAACGTCGTGTGGGGGCTGAAAGGTAATTTCCTTGACCTGCCGACCGATTGCCCGCAGCGCAACGAGCGACTCGGCTGGACCGGGGACATTTCCGTATTCACGCCCACAGCCGCATTCCTTTATGACGTAAAGGACTTCCTTCAGGACTGGCTACTGGATGTCGCCGTCGAGCAGAAGGCCGCTGACGGCACCGTCCCCTTCACCGTCCCGGACATCCTGAAGTACGAGGAACGGCCGCCGTACTTTCCCGCACCCGAATCAGCAGCGATCTGGGGAGATGCCGCAGTATGGGTTCCCTGGGCATTATGGGAAGCCTACGCAGACCGGTCCGTGCTCGAGCAGCAGTACGAGTCCATGGCAGCGCACGCCCGGCGCGTCGAAAGTCTCCTCTCCCCCACCGATCTGTGGGATCAGGGGTTCCAGTTCGGTGACTGGCTCGACCCGGATGGCCCACCCGACCAGCCCTGGATCTCCAAGGCCGACAACGGTGTCGTCGCCACAGCCTGCCTCTACAGGACGGCCGGCATCATGGCCCAGACCGCATCCATCCTCGGTCATGCTGATGACGCTGAACACTTCACCGAGTTGGCGGACAGGGTGCGGGAGGCGTTCAACGAGCACTACGTCACCGCACAGGGCACGATCCTCAGCGACTGCACCACTGTCTACGCCCTCGCCCTTGCTTTTGAAGTCCTCGATGACGAGAAGAAACGCCTGTTCGCTGGGCGCCGTCTGGCCCAGCTCGTCGCCCAGAACGGGTATCGGGTCTCCACCGGATTCGCCGGCACACCGTTCATCACCTGGGCCCTGTCCGAGGCCGGTTACGTCGAGGACGCGTACAAGTTGCTGCTGGAGGAACACTGCCCGTCCTGGCTTTACCCCGTGACCATGGGGGCGACGACGGTTTGGGAACGATGGGACTCGATGCTGCCCGACGGCACCATCAACCCCGGTGAGATGACCAGCTTCAATCACTATGCCCTCGGCGCGGTCGCAGACTGGCTCCACAAGGTCGTCGGAGGCATCCGGCCCCTCGAGCCCGGCTACTCGAAGATCCTGTTTGCTCCGAGACCCGCACCCGGAATCGAGTGGGCACGCACCAGTCTTGTAACCGCCCACGGCACTATCCGCAGCGAATGGCGTGTTTTTCCGGACGGCGACATGGAACTCACCGTCTCCGTGCCGGAAGGGACGACCGCCGAAGTCGATCTGCCCACCGAAGCCCGGCGGGTCATCCTCCCAGGGCATCACACCTTCAAGACCCCAGCGCTTCATTTCTAG
- a CDS encoding GDSL-type esterase/lipase family protein encodes MSDGTRDLIVSALRGALDVEHTARGLVPHRLPRSVDAYHDEETLRANATQPSGVRLALATAANKVTLTALSTRRFFPGMDPESVEVPYGAVSGGLTVEQREIEGSYDLLQLSGPPEHHPGTPASLVFEFRGDGTVRDVEIWLPNNATVEILDLQGDAPIQAAPPSDLPRWTHYGSSISHCAEADSPLSTWPAVAARELGLNLTSLAFGGGAHLDHFVARVIGDLDADLISLKIGINIVNGDTMKRRTFIPAVHAFLDTIREAQPHVPILLISPIACPMQENDPGPITWDLEAAGLRTVPSSMPGQNFGSLTLTDIRSILAGIVDARSVADPALYYLDGLELFGPDDAPDLPDGLHPNTAGYLRMGNRFVGNEHTNEWLRGTRSGSGFGRMSASPA; translated from the coding sequence ATGAGCGACGGCACGAGGGACCTCATTGTCAGCGCGCTGCGTGGAGCCCTGGACGTCGAACATACCGCCCGAGGGCTCGTCCCGCACAGGCTCCCCCGATCGGTCGATGCATACCACGACGAGGAGACGCTGAGAGCAAACGCCACACAGCCCTCCGGGGTCCGCCTCGCCCTGGCCACAGCAGCGAACAAGGTGACGCTGACTGCTCTTTCGACGCGCCGGTTCTTCCCCGGCATGGACCCTGAATCGGTCGAGGTGCCCTACGGGGCGGTGAGCGGTGGACTCACCGTTGAGCAGCGGGAGATCGAGGGGTCCTACGATCTCCTCCAACTTTCCGGACCGCCGGAGCACCATCCCGGCACACCAGCATCGCTGGTGTTCGAGTTCCGCGGCGACGGAACAGTCCGCGACGTGGAAATCTGGCTGCCCAACAACGCGACGGTAGAAATCCTCGACCTGCAGGGCGACGCACCCATCCAGGCAGCGCCACCCTCCGACCTTCCCCGATGGACGCATTACGGAAGTTCGATCAGTCACTGCGCGGAGGCTGACTCCCCACTGTCGACCTGGCCAGCAGTGGCAGCTCGCGAGCTCGGCCTGAACCTCACCTCACTGGCCTTCGGTGGCGGTGCGCACCTCGACCATTTCGTCGCACGCGTCATAGGCGACCTCGATGCGGATCTCATCAGCCTCAAGATCGGCATCAACATCGTCAACGGTGACACGATGAAGCGCCGCACCTTCATCCCAGCCGTCCATGCCTTCCTCGACACGATCAGGGAAGCACAACCGCACGTTCCGATTCTTCTCATCTCACCGATTGCCTGCCCCATGCAGGAGAACGATCCCGGCCCCATCACCTGGGATCTGGAGGCGGCAGGGCTGCGCACTGTGCCGTCGTCCATGCCCGGGCAGAACTTCGGATCCCTCACCCTCACCGACATCCGCTCCATCCTGGCCGGCATCGTCGACGCCCGCTCCGTGGCGGACCCTGCACTGTACTACCTCGACGGCCTGGAACTGTTCGGGCCCGACGATGCCCCCGACCTCCCCGACGGGCTCCACCCGAATACGGCCGGTTACCTTCGCATGGGAAACAGGTTCGTGGGGAACGAACACACCAACGAGTGGCTCCGTGGAACCCGATCAGGATCAGGGTTCGGCCGGATGAGCGCCTCCCCTGCCTGA
- a CDS encoding glycoside hydrolase family 3 protein, translating to MNPTDTPTSLHSESVDEILSGLTIEQKVGLLFQPIAMIGDDVDLDAPSPLGGGSLRHQIVDKGIRYFCLASMPEPANSATVLNTLQDLATSTGSRLPIIFSTDPRHAFIQNAGASHRASGVSQWPEPIGFGALRDPDAVRAFADVVRQDYLAMGVRMALHPQVDLATEPRWARQAQSFSADPHLTATLLRAYLEGLQGSTLGPTSIAATAKHFPGGGPQLDGEDPHFPYGREQVYPGGRLRDHLIPFEVAIEAGVAAIMPYYGMPVGLTLNGEPVEEVGFAFNRQILMTLLREELGFDGIILSDFGLITDATVFGKPFPARAWGVEHLTGQQRVSKLLHAGVDQFGGESNTELVVNLLEAGDLSEERLDASVRRHVTLMRDLGITASDADKRPLEIGTAEQITLGESTQAASLTVLTNQDAGGKPLLPLSVPQKAYLVNVDPSALPEGWTASPIEEAAVAVVRSHAPYEERDTYFLENGMEQGSLDFSEDFIHEMRSIARQVPLVLVVTLSRPAILTPLAEFASAIVADYGASDTAVLDVLTGRVRPRGKLPFELPRSMEAVAASRPDVPSDTTDPLFPIGWGLNLVGAEA from the coding sequence ATGAACCCCACCGATACGCCAACGTCCCTGCACAGCGAAAGTGTGGACGAAATCCTCAGCGGACTCACCATTGAGCAGAAAGTTGGCCTGCTGTTCCAGCCCATCGCCATGATCGGCGACGACGTCGATCTCGATGCCCCCTCCCCGCTCGGCGGCGGATCTCTCCGGCATCAGATCGTCGACAAGGGAATCCGCTACTTCTGCCTCGCGAGCATGCCCGAGCCAGCCAACTCCGCCACAGTGCTGAACACCCTGCAGGACCTGGCGACCTCCACCGGGTCACGGCTGCCCATCATCTTCTCGACCGACCCGCGGCACGCATTCATCCAGAATGCGGGCGCGAGCCATCGCGCGAGCGGAGTATCGCAGTGGCCGGAACCGATCGGGTTCGGTGCACTGCGAGATCCTGACGCCGTCAGGGCGTTCGCTGACGTCGTCCGTCAGGACTACCTCGCCATGGGCGTGCGTATGGCTCTGCACCCTCAGGTCGATCTGGCCACGGAACCAAGGTGGGCCCGACAAGCCCAATCATTCAGCGCCGATCCCCACCTCACCGCAACGCTTCTGCGCGCATATCTTGAGGGCCTCCAAGGATCTACCCTCGGGCCGACGAGCATAGCGGCGACGGCAAAGCACTTCCCGGGAGGCGGACCCCAACTCGACGGAGAGGACCCGCACTTCCCCTACGGGCGCGAGCAGGTCTACCCCGGAGGCCGCCTCCGCGATCACCTGATTCCCTTCGAAGTCGCGATCGAGGCAGGCGTTGCCGCGATCATGCCCTACTACGGTATGCCCGTCGGACTGACGCTCAACGGCGAACCGGTCGAGGAAGTCGGCTTCGCCTTCAACCGCCAAATCCTGATGACACTGCTGCGCGAGGAACTGGGCTTCGACGGCATCATCCTCAGCGACTTCGGTCTGATCACGGACGCAACAGTCTTCGGCAAGCCCTTCCCTGCTCGCGCGTGGGGAGTGGAACACCTGACCGGTCAGCAGCGGGTCAGTAAACTCCTCCACGCGGGAGTCGACCAGTTCGGCGGTGAAAGCAACACGGAGCTGGTAGTGAATCTCCTTGAAGCGGGCGACCTCAGCGAGGAACGACTCGACGCATCCGTCCGCCGCCATGTCACGCTCATGCGCGACCTCGGCATCACTGCGTCCGACGCTGACAAACGACCCCTAGAGATCGGAACCGCCGAGCAGATCACGCTGGGCGAATCCACACAGGCAGCCTCCCTCACCGTCCTCACGAACCAGGACGCCGGAGGAAAGCCGCTGCTGCCGTTGAGCGTTCCGCAGAAGGCCTACCTCGTCAACGTCGACCCGTCGGCACTGCCGGAGGGGTGGACGGCCTCACCGATCGAGGAAGCGGCGGTCGCGGTCGTGCGGTCGCACGCCCCGTACGAGGAACGCGACACCTACTTCCTCGAGAACGGAATGGAACAGGGATCCCTGGATTTTTCCGAGGACTTCATCCATGAGATGCGCTCCATCGCCCGACAGGTGCCTCTCGTCCTCGTCGTTACCCTGTCCCGGCCCGCGATACTGACACCCCTCGCCGAATTCGCATCGGCCATTGTCGCTGATTACGGTGCTTCCGACACAGCGGTCCTCGATGTGCTCACCGGCCGTGTACGCCCTCGCGGGAAGCTGCCCTTCGAATTGCCACGCAGCATGGAAGCCGTCGCCGCGAGCCGACCTGATGTGCCTTCCGACACCACAGACCCACTGTTCCCCATCGGATGGGGCCTGAATCTGGTTGGGGCAGAAGCGTGA
- a CDS encoding ATP-binding cassette domain-containing protein yields MNALEPTTATHGGVTTGGALLAVDGVKVAYKVKGLGRKKAEILHGVSLDLRPGETHGLVGESGSGKSTLGRAILGLAPVSEGSITFQGEDTTHASKRRRRDLAQDIQAVFQDPYSSLSPALTIGDTLAEPLRALGVSRSEASQRVNELLDVVQLPSDALSRYPREFSGGQRQRVAIARALALSPKLIVCDEPVSALDLTTQARVLELLLQVQERTNVALLFISHDLSVVRVMSHRVSVMYRGDIVETGEAAQVTSSPTHPYTQRLLLAAPVADPQRQAERRHARAATMTSCLDEKRRTHA; encoded by the coding sequence ATGAACGCCCTGGAACCCACCACAGCCACACACGGTGGAGTGACCACCGGCGGTGCGCTGCTCGCCGTGGACGGCGTCAAGGTCGCCTACAAAGTGAAGGGCCTCGGACGAAAGAAGGCCGAGATCCTCCACGGGGTGAGCCTTGATCTGCGCCCTGGAGAAACCCACGGCCTCGTCGGTGAGTCCGGGTCCGGAAAGTCGACGCTCGGACGGGCCATCCTCGGCCTCGCCCCCGTTTCGGAAGGCTCCATCACCTTCCAGGGAGAGGACACCACCCACGCGTCGAAGCGGCGCCGCCGGGACCTCGCACAAGACATCCAAGCCGTTTTCCAGGACCCTTACTCCTCCCTCAGCCCCGCTCTGACGATCGGCGACACTCTGGCCGAACCGCTTCGTGCCCTGGGTGTCTCCCGCAGCGAAGCGTCCCAGCGGGTCAACGAACTGCTCGACGTCGTCCAACTGCCCTCCGACGCTCTCAGCCGCTACCCGCGGGAATTCAGCGGAGGGCAGCGCCAGCGCGTCGCGATCGCGCGCGCCCTGGCGCTGTCACCGAAACTGATCGTCTGCGACGAGCCGGTGTCCGCGCTGGACCTTACGACCCAGGCACGCGTTCTGGAGCTGCTGCTTCAGGTGCAGGAACGGACGAACGTGGCGCTGCTGTTCATCTCCCACGACCTCAGCGTCGTGCGAGTCATGAGCCACCGGGTGTCCGTCATGTACCGGGGGGACATCGTCGAAACCGGCGAGGCCGCCCAGGTCACCAGCTCCCCCACACACCCCTATACGCAGCGCCTGCTCCTGGCCGCGCCCGTAGCTGACCCCCAACGCCAGGCCGAACGACGACACGCGCGAGCGGCCACGATGACTTCCTGCCTCGACGAGAAACGACGGACACACGCATGA